A genomic segment from Mycoplasmopsis arginini encodes:
- a CDS encoding MHJ_0274 family protein, whose translation MQGNGQVVVYTLLSVVLLLIIAYIVWKATKNKRAKRKAEKLENKKNAETLALYYDFIITYKHIIDFTKQELNKFVEKETLYKMGQIKEGARRLLLKLINRDDFAFFFKDDEKYSLFVENAELLTITQPNLWEKKINNVLEFFENQYNSIPEEKRNNNLEKITLESIERQFYEEK comes from the coding sequence ATGCAAGGAAACGGACAAGTTGTAGTTTATACATTGCTTTCAGTAGTTTTATTATTAATAATTGCTTACATTGTTTGAAAAGCTACTAAAAATAAACGTGCTAAGAGAAAAGCTGAAAAATTAGAAAATAAAAAAAACGCTGAAACTTTAGCTTTATATTATGATTTTATAATTACATACAAACATATTATTGATTTTACAAAACAAGAATTAAATAAATTTGTTGAAAAAGAAACATTATATAAAATGGGTCAAATTAAAGAAGGTGCAAGAAGACTTTTATTAAAATTAATTAACAGAGATGATTTTGCTTTCTTTTTTAAAGACGATGAAAAATATAGCCTTTTTGTAGAAAATGCTGAATTATTAACAATTACTCAACCTAATTTATGAGAGAAAAAAATTAATAATGTACTAGAGTTTTTCGAAAATCAATACAATAGCATTCCTGAAGAAAAAAGAAATAATAACTTAGAAAAGATTACTTTAGAATCTATTGAAAGACAATTCTATGAAGAAAAATAA
- a CDS encoding YebC/PmpR family DNA-binding transcriptional regulator, with protein sequence MSGHSKWATTKHHKAAMDSKRAQMFQKFSKEIIVAATIGGPDPDSNPALKLAIAKAKAKSMPKANIEKAISKVSGGSKEGANFQSYLYSGTAFGGINFVVSCLTDNFNRLASNIKHYFNKYNGQLGKQGTVPYVFDQKGLIEFSKELASEEEVMITVLDAGAEDFQVEEDLYVITTQPSDFQKVKQALDETFKIENYSTAEVTYISNSDVEVDEEKMEQLEKFVDLLEDDEDIQEVWHNADLV encoded by the coding sequence ATGTCAGGACATTCAAAATGAGCAACAACAAAACATCATAAAGCTGCAATGGATTCAAAAAGAGCACAAATGTTTCAAAAATTTTCTAAGGAAATAATTGTAGCTGCAACAATCGGTGGACCAGATCCTGATTCAAACCCAGCATTAAAATTAGCAATAGCAAAAGCTAAAGCAAAATCTATGCCTAAAGCAAATATTGAAAAAGCAATTTCAAAAGTTTCAGGCGGATCAAAAGAAGGTGCTAATTTTCAAAGTTATTTATATTCTGGAACAGCATTTGGGGGGATTAATTTCGTTGTTAGTTGTTTAACCGATAATTTTAACCGTTTGGCTTCAAATATAAAACACTACTTTAATAAATATAATGGTCAATTAGGAAAACAAGGAACAGTACCGTATGTTTTTGATCAAAAAGGTTTAATTGAATTTTCTAAAGAACTTGCTTCTGAAGAAGAAGTAATGATAACTGTATTAGATGCTGGCGCTGAAGATTTTCAAGTAGAAGAAGATTTATATGTTATTACTACTCAACCATCTGATTTTCAAAAAGTAAAACAAGCCTTAGATGAAACATTTAAAATTGAAAATTATTCAACTGCTGAAGTTACATATATTTCAAACTCTGATGTTGAAGTAGATGAAGAAAAAATGGAACAACTTGAAAAGTTTGTTGATTTATTAGAAGATGATGAAGAT
- the dnaG gene encoding DNA primase: protein MIKENIWEFVISKSDIVNIVGQYVSLTKQGKNYKACCPFHGEKTPSFVVSPEKNIFKCFGCGKSGNAIKFIEFKENLSSIDALKFLAKKQNLDISQFGDFSNKGNFSNEHFKILEVNKSASNFFRYQITFEKSDFLKDYLKKRDLSDEIIKEFQIGFASKDKSIYDTLKEHQFDSFEIFNSSLVSNYDNKNFFNDRLIFPIHDEIGNIVAFSGRDITGLQNPKYLNSAETIVFKKNEVMFNYFHAKEQIFKQREVYLVEGQFDCIALHKTNIKNVVAIMGTSLSINHLKELSNKTITLFFDNDSAGKAATLKNLKIILYYASKYQINVKFVVNNLNKDPDEIYKLDQGITLKTLCENKIDIVEYLFNLCKENIQDNSQSFEKNKKFEEIFEYIYYVDKSLVLMLKEKLIASNILNKELFEYYLSNSKPYFPSDPFFKNKVADSKIRNNFNEIRSQNIQSKNFDVNFDNLFLNKDNFQESNNIKQNLKINKQRNNLNYKKTKLREGLSSHYTLLKDILLMSLNQEVFIKQWRNDKFHQLDLKDESQKSLRKLITYIIRKSKQGYKINQNNLISFIENDIKEISKTNRNDLVKEYKSYLEEAIRLSQIISDNNLNNQDLDLMLNKVDEFVERRTKTGKQILIFNKGEKNAK, encoded by the coding sequence ATGATAAAAGAAAATATATGAGAATTTGTTATTTCTAAAAGCGACATTGTAAATATAGTTGGTCAATATGTTTCTTTGACAAAACAAGGAAAAAACTATAAAGCTTGTTGCCCTTTTCATGGAGAAAAAACGCCTTCATTTGTTGTTAGTCCAGAAAAAAATATATTTAAATGTTTTGGATGCGGAAAAAGTGGGAATGCTATTAAATTTATTGAGTTTAAAGAAAATTTATCTAGCATTGATGCATTAAAATTTTTAGCTAAAAAACAAAATTTAGATATATCTCAATTTGGCGATTTTTCTAATAAAGGCAATTTTTCTAATGAGCATTTTAAAATTTTAGAAGTTAACAAAAGCGCTTCAAATTTTTTTAGATATCAAATTACGTTTGAAAAATCTGACTTTTTAAAAGATTATCTTAAAAAGAGAGATTTAAGCGATGAAATAATAAAGGAATTTCAAATTGGTTTTGCTTCAAAAGATAAATCGATTTATGACACTTTAAAAGAACACCAATTTGATTCTTTTGAAATTTTTAATTCTTCTTTAGTTTCAAATTATGATAATAAAAACTTTTTTAATGATCGTTTAATATTTCCAATTCATGACGAAATTGGAAATATTGTTGCTTTTTCTGGTCGTGACATAACGGGATTACAAAATCCAAAGTATTTAAATAGCGCAGAAACAATAGTTTTTAAGAAAAATGAAGTTATGTTTAATTATTTTCATGCCAAGGAACAAATATTTAAGCAAAGAGAAGTTTATTTAGTTGAAGGGCAATTTGACTGCATCGCATTACATAAAACCAATATTAAAAACGTTGTAGCTATAATGGGTACCTCACTTTCAATTAATCATCTTAAAGAGTTATCAAATAAAACTATAACTTTATTTTTTGATAATGATTCTGCAGGAAAAGCAGCAACATTAAAGAATCTTAAAATTATTCTATATTATGCGTCTAAGTATCAAATTAATGTTAAATTTGTTGTTAATAATTTAAATAAGGACCCAGATGAAATTTATAAATTAGATCAGGGAATAACACTAAAGACGTTATGTGAAAATAAAATAGATATTGTTGAATACTTATTTAACTTGTGTAAAGAAAATATTCAAGATAATAGTCAATCATTTGAAAAAAATAAAAAATTTGAAGAGATTTTTGAATATATATACTATGTTGATAAGTCGTTAGTTTTAATGTTGAAAGAAAAACTGATTGCAAGTAATATTTTAAACAAAGAATTATTCGAATATTATTTGTCAAATTCAAAACCTTATTTTCCTTCTGACCCATTTTTTAAAAATAAAGTAGCTGATTCAAAAATAAGAAATAATTTTAATGAAATTAGAAGCCAAAATATTCAATCAAAAAATTTTGATGTTAATTTTGATAACTTATTTTTAAATAAAGATAATTTTCAAGAATCAAATAACATAAAGCAAAATTTAAAGATTAATAAACAACGAAATAATCTTAATTATAAAAAGACAAAACTTAGGGAAGGCTTAAGTTCACATTATACTTTATTGAAAGATATTTTATTAATGTCATTAAACCAAGAAGTATTCATTAAACAATGAAGAAATGATAAATTTCACCAGTTAGACCTAAAAGATGAATCACAAAAATCTTTAAGAAAATTAATTACATATATTATTAGAAAATCAAAGCAAGGCTACAAAATTAATCAGAATAATTTAATTTCTTTTATCGAAAATGATATTAAAGAAATAAGTAAAACAAACCGCAATGATTTAGTTAAGGAATACAAGTCATATCTAGAAGAAGCCATTCGACTTTCACAAATTATTTCAGATAATAATTTAAATAATCAAGATCTTGATTTAATGCTTAATAAAGTTGATGAATTTGTTGAACGAAGAACAAAAACCGGCAAACAAATTTTGATTTTCAATAAAGGAGAAAAAAATGCCAAATAA
- the holA gene encoding DNA polymerase III subunit delta translates to MYLIKGDEDYFIRKKINEIIDKEKNDDSEDLELIKFYDFFTLEELADALNNTGLFSNKKIIIIKNPFIFNTKSKFSKNLIEEFINLIKGSINDPNIVFIFTQEIYKYDKNFSPSLAFNFINKNSKVIQVEKINESRLFSFVNTIIKEKGGKINESTLFNFLSSMPNNLSLIENEIDKLLLINKEIANDIVNQNNFSVANNIEFALSDAVLKWNSPESIIKSLNQQLEYGIDISLILSQISTILLNTKSISILRKQNISNEEISKIINIHPYRVKLHWDFFLKIGEKKLNEMIANISQIDVNYKLGEISSDTFIGLINIFLLK, encoded by the coding sequence ATGTATTTAATTAAAGGTGATGAAGATTATTTTATTAGAAAAAAAATAAATGAAATAATTGATAAAGAAAAAAATGACGATTCAGAAGATTTAGAACTAATTAAGTTCTATGATTTTTTCACATTAGAAGAACTTGCAGACGCGTTAAATAATACAGGTTTATTTTCTAATAAAAAAATAATTATTATTAAAAATCCTTTCATATTTAATACCAAAAGTAAATTTTCAAAAAATTTAATTGAAGAATTTATTAATTTAATTAAAGGTTCAATTAATGATCCTAATATAGTATTTATTTTCACTCAAGAAATTTATAAATACGACAAGAATTTTAGTCCTTCTTTGGCTTTTAATTTTATTAATAAGAATAGTAAAGTAATTCAGGTTGAAAAAATAAATGAAAGCAGATTATTTTCTTTTGTTAACACAATTATTAAAGAAAAAGGAGGCAAGATTAACGAGTCTACACTTTTTAACTTTTTAAGTTCAATGCCAAATAATTTAAGCTTAATAGAAAATGAAATAGATAAATTACTTTTGATTAATAAAGAAATAGCAAATGACATTGTTAATCAAAATAATTTTTCTGTTGCCAATAATATTGAATTTGCATTAAGTGATGCTGTATTAAAGTGAAATAGTCCCGAATCAATTATTAAAAGCCTAAATCAACAATTAGAATATGGAATTGACATAAGTTTAATTCTTTCTCAGATTTCAACGATTTTATTAAACACAAAAAGTATAAGCATTTTAAGAAAGCAAAATATTAGTAATGAAGAAATTTCGAAAATTATAAATATTCATCCATATAGAGTAAAACTTCATTGAGATTTCTTTTTAAAAATAGGTGAAAAAAAATTAAACGAAATGATAGCTAATATTTCGCAAATTGATGTAAATTATAAATTAGGTGAAATTTCAAGCGATACTTTTATTGGTTTGATCAATATTTTCTTATTAAAATAA
- a CDS encoding alpha-amylase family glycosyl hydrolase produces the protein MNLSNKKIILYELKLENFLDTNNSGFGDFNGVELKLDYFKQLGISVVAFDDILNQYQNEFNLDSIKNKYGSIKDFARIVKKFKENEIEIAPIIDLKNIKQSFINWNNMMSLYDLNKKQTNKYLTKLDPYLINKSITNTTLYELTDFIKYFEKVLDFYLKLNISTIILDNFEFLAFDSLRDEDKLKFITDLYKIIKREKPEMNVILKSHNNNLGLYKKMLSLENKCLDYLYLTWISTIGNNDFLKKNKKNCLNFNLIFKFLSAFKDDSNVIISFGSDLSGRIISKWGNEKAYFTESVKSFMMLLYSGNNSIGIYYGDEIGCLRAKFNWKFDFNNENYNEEKRFYQSKNVSLEKYFTYNCYFNKWSSYIQMPWNSNKIFNQNNRNIFFPINFEHNNVESQTKNNDSAINFVYFLNKLVFNSDFSLFFKNKNTVLENNKGIFKIKHTINQQKIIFLINLTNNHRKIIPYNNFSILTSSYANKFYSEIPKELGPFESLILYKQKH, from the coding sequence ATGAATTTATCAAATAAAAAAATAATTTTATATGAACTAAAACTCGAAAACTTTTTAGATACAAATAACAGTGGATTTGGAGATTTTAATGGTGTCGAATTAAAACTAGACTATTTTAAACAATTAGGAATAAGTGTTGTAGCTTTTGATGATATTTTAAACCAATATCAAAATGAATTTAATTTAGATTCAATAAAAAATAAATATGGATCAATTAAAGATTTCGCTAGAATAGTAAAAAAATTTAAAGAAAATGAAATAGAAATCGCGCCAATCATAGATTTAAAAAATATTAAACAGTCTTTTATTAACTGAAATAATATGATGAGTTTGTATGATTTAAATAAGAAACAAACAAATAAATATTTAACAAAGTTAGATCCTTACTTAATTAATAAAAGCATCACAAACACAACTTTGTATGAATTAACAGACTTTATCAAATATTTTGAAAAGGTACTGGATTTCTATTTAAAGTTGAATATTTCAACAATTATTTTAGATAACTTTGAATTTCTTGCCTTTGATAGTTTAAGGGATGAAGATAAACTTAAATTTATTACTGATTTATATAAAATTATAAAAAGAGAAAAACCGGAAATGAATGTAATTTTAAAATCTCATAATAATAATTTAGGTTTATATAAAAAAATGCTTTCTTTAGAAAATAAATGTTTAGATTATTTATACTTAACATGAATTTCGACAATTGGAAATAATGATTTTTTAAAGAAAAACAAGAAAAATTGCTTAAATTTTAATCTAATTTTTAAATTTTTATCAGCTTTCAAGGATGATTCTAATGTCATTATTTCTTTTGGTTCCGATTTATCGGGACGAATAATTTCAAAATGAGGGAATGAAAAAGCATATTTTACCGAATCAGTTAAAAGTTTTATGATGTTATTATATTCAGGAAACAATTCAATTGGTATATATTACGGTGATGAAATTGGTTGTTTAAGAGCTAAATTTAATTGAAAATTTGACTTCAATAACGAAAATTACAATGAAGAAAAACGATTTTATCAATCAAAAAACGTTAGCTTAGAAAAATATTTTACTTACAACTGTTATTTTAATAAATGATCTTCATATATTCAAATGCCTTGAAATAGTAATAAAATATTTAACCAAAATAATAGAAATATTTTTTTTCCAATAAATTTTGAACATAATAATGTTGAAAGCCAAACAAAAAATAATGATAGTGCTATTAACTTTGTTTATTTTTTAAATAAATTAGTTTTTAATTCTGATTTTTCTTTATTTTTTAAAAATAAGAATACAGTTTTAGAAAATAATAAAGGAATATTTAAAATTAAGCATACAATTAACCAACAAAAAATTATTTTTCTTATAAACCTAACAAATAATCATCGAAAGATAATTCCTTATAACAATTTTTCAATATTAACAAGTTCTTATGCTAATAAATTTTATTCAGAAATACCTAAAGAATTAGGGCCTTTTGAAAGTTTAATTTTATACAAACAAAAACATTAA
- the pgsA gene encoding CDP-diacylglycerol--glycerol-3-phosphate 3-phosphatidyltransferase — protein sequence MKKNKKQLEKTKKTNKTRFGVANWLTVLRIILMIPFIILMSTAFLLVTKFNGTFWYDGIKIVGEQKYSIALSAIYWINVLIFITAMITDFVDGYVARKTKTVSNFGKIFDPIADKIATTLMLLFISLMNYSYLPIVILFIIRDIFVDGARVYAVKKDIKVAANWWGKIKTIIVSLAIIAIAVSAPWFTKIDPDTGKHVTNNLYLLYVNIPLILGLILAWISGIIYLRKYLKGITKQYILDVEAQKNNVKEKEEISKEDIVIESAEIKNEENEEKKLDSENPKSKDKNNSDQISYDEPFFNS from the coding sequence ATGAAGAAAAATAAAAAACAACTAGAAAAAACTAAGAAAACAAATAAAACAAGGTTTGGTGTTGCAAACTGATTAACAGTATTAAGAATTATTTTAATGATTCCATTTATTATCTTAATGTCTACAGCATTCTTGCTAGTAACAAAATTTAATGGAACATTTTGATATGACGGAATAAAAATTGTTGGTGAGCAAAAATATTCAATAGCATTATCCGCAATTTATTGAATTAATGTTTTAATTTTTATTACTGCAATGATTACTGATTTTGTTGATGGATATGTAGCAAGAAAAACAAAGACAGTTTCTAACTTCGGGAAAATATTTGATCCAATTGCTGATAAGATTGCCACAACATTAATGCTCTTATTTATTTCGTTAATGAACTATTCATATTTGCCAATAGTAATTCTATTCATTATTAGAGACATATTTGTTGACGGAGCAAGAGTATATGCTGTTAAAAAAGATATTAAAGTAGCAGCAAATTGATGAGGAAAAATCAAAACAATTATAGTTTCATTGGCAATTATTGCAATAGCTGTCTCAGCTCCTTGATTTACGAAAATTGATCCTGACACCGGAAAACATGTAACTAATAACTTATATTTATTGTATGTTAATATCCCTTTAATTTTAGGTCTTATTTTAGCCTGAATCAGTGGAATAATTTATTTACGTAAATATCTAAAAGGAATTACTAAGCAATATATATTAGATGTTGAAGCACAGAAAAATAATGTAAAAGAGAAAGAAGAAATTTCTAAAGAAGATATAGTTATTGAATCTGCAGAAATTAAAAATGAAGAAAACGAAGAAAAGAAATTAGATTCAGAAAATCCAAAAAGTAAAGATAAAAATAATTCTGATCAAATTTCATATGATGAACCTTTCTTTAATAGTTAG
- the rpmG gene encoding 50S ribosomal protein L33: protein MPREGLTLRCESCKMENYITKKNKKLHPEKMEVTKYCPKCNAHTGHKEKK from the coding sequence ATGCCAAGAGAAGGTTTAACATTAAGATGTGAATCATGTAAAATGGAAAACTACATTACAAAGAAAAACAAAAAGTTGCACCCTGAAAAAATGGAAGTAACAAAATACTGTCCAAAATGTAATGCGCACACAGGTCACAAAGAAAAGAAATAA
- a CDS encoding RNA polymerase sigma factor gives MPNKDLEKSIDYIVSVIEQEIEKKQKKDKNKKTFSQEEVFNIIDKKKLFVDEEEADLLLTKLFEKNLISNNVDDGDNDDVDDFIDDDQFNENALKNIDSEEPDIEEIDFDSEYDDSTRVINDDTSSNDEEENYSEDDEYISTRIGGEYEDDDEYNYDLSEYDDYGDSVWKSSRRSSEDFEASKLLKNYDSEEIKIGTLRKKSENSNLSNRLTETNDIVKWYMRWIGKYGKLLTPKEELETAEKMANAREKGDYYTYKRARDLLIKRNLRLVINNAKKYKNRGLSFIDLISEGNSGIMKAADKYLYTKGYKFSTYATWWIRQAITRAVADQARTVRVPVHMVETINKVLKIERELQQENGYPPTDEEIAKKYGEPEFTADKVRYIRKINIDPISLDKNIGKEENSSFSDFVKDESVMSPTDFSSQEELKVIINEMINSLPDESDQLLIRKRYGISDPNGESYRPHSLDEIAKELGITKEKVRQMETKVLRKLKHPQKRKRLKEFFANEGYNSD, from the coding sequence ATGCCAAATAAAGATTTAGAAAAATCAATAGACTATATTGTTTCTGTTATTGAGCAAGAAATAGAAAAAAAACAAAAGAAAGATAAAAATAAGAAAACTTTTTCACAAGAAGAAGTGTTTAATATTATTGATAAGAAGAAGCTTTTTGTTGATGAAGAAGAAGCTGATTTATTGTTAACCAAATTATTTGAAAAAAACTTAATTTCTAATAATGTAGATGATGGTGATAATGACGATGTTGATGATTTTATTGATGATGATCAATTCAATGAAAATGCTTTAAAAAATATTGATTCCGAAGAACCAGATATTGAAGAAATTGATTTTGATTCAGAATATGATGATAGTACTAGAGTTATAAATGATGATACCAGTTCAAATGATGAAGAAGAAAATTATAGCGAAGATGATGAATATATTTCCACAAGAATTGGTGGAGAATATGAAGATGATGACGAATATAATTATGATTTAAGCGAATATGATGATTATGGTGATAGCGTCTGAAAAAGTAGCCGTAGATCTTCAGAAGATTTTGAAGCTTCAAAACTATTAAAAAATTACGATAGTGAAGAAATTAAAATTGGTACTTTAAGAAAAAAATCAGAAAATAGTAATTTATCAAACCGTTTAACAGAAACAAATGATATTGTTAAATGATACATGAGATGAATTGGTAAATATGGTAAACTTTTAACTCCTAAAGAAGAACTTGAAACAGCTGAAAAAATGGCAAACGCTCGTGAAAAAGGCGATTATTATACATATAAAAGGGCTCGTGATTTATTAATCAAAAGAAATTTAAGACTTGTTATTAATAACGCTAAGAAATATAAAAATCGTGGTCTAAGTTTTATTGACTTAATTTCTGAAGGTAATTCAGGAATTATGAAAGCTGCTGATAAGTATTTATACACTAAAGGTTATAAATTCTCAACATATGCAACATGATGAATTAGACAAGCAATTACTCGTGCTGTAGCAGATCAAGCAAGAACAGTTAGAGTTCCTGTTCACATGGTTGAAACAATTAATAAGGTCTTAAAAATCGAAAGAGAATTACAACAGGAAAATGGATATCCACCAACAGATGAAGAAATTGCTAAGAAATACGGCGAACCAGAATTTACTGCTGATAAAGTTAGATATATTAGAAAAATTAATATTGACCCTATTTCATTAGATAAAAACATTGGAAAAGAAGAAAATTCTAGTTTTTCTGATTTTGTTAAGGACGAAAGTGTTATGAGCCCTACTGACTTTTCTAGTCAAGAAGAATTAAAGGTAATTATAAATGAAATGATTAACTCTCTACCAGATGAATCAGATCAACTTTTAATTCGTAAAAGATATGGAATTTCTGATCCTAATGGTGAATCATATCGTCCGCATTCATTAGACGAGATTGCAAAAGAATTAGGAATTACCAAAGAAAAAGTTCGTCAAATGGAAACAAAAGTTTTGCGTAAATTAAAACACCCACAAAAACGTAAAAGATTAAAAGAATTCTTTGCTAATGAAGGTTATAATTCCGATTAA
- a CDS encoding deoxyribonuclease IV translates to MIKLGSHISFAKPDYLLGSARESIENKANCMMIYLGPNQSTYRVDKQYYQLDEYLKLYSSKIKPEDIVIHAPYIVNPSNPEKSKFAINFLVSDIKRMNYIGAKYLVLHPGSHTIYSQEQAKESLVSSLKQILAQTKDVVIALETMAGNGTNYCNSFEVLRDVIEEVQSERVAICLDTCHIWDAGYNIKDYDNFKKYLKDNDFLKYIKVIHLNDSLNPLGARKDRHANIDKGYIGLETLQKFVFDKDFDNIPIILETPYINNKPPYKEEIALLLNESEPTLF, encoded by the coding sequence ATGATTAAATTAGGCAGTCATATTTCATTTGCAAAACCGGATTATTTATTAGGTTCAGCAAGGGAATCAATTGAAAATAAAGCAAATTGTATGATGATTTATTTAGGTCCTAATCAATCAACTTACCGCGTTGATAAGCAATATTATCAACTTGATGAATATCTTAAGTTATATTCTTCTAAAATAAAGCCAGAAGATATTGTAATACATGCCCCTTATATTGTTAACCCATCAAACCCTGAAAAATCAAAGTTTGCAATTAACTTTTTAGTTTCAGATATAAAAAGAATGAATTATATCGGGGCTAAGTATTTGGTTCTTCACCCTGGATCTCATACAATTTATTCACAAGAACAAGCTAAAGAGAGCTTGGTTTCTTCATTAAAACAAATTCTTGCGCAAACTAAAGATGTAGTAATTGCTTTAGAAACAATGGCAGGAAATGGAACTAATTATTGCAATAGTTTTGAAGTTTTAAGAGATGTAATTGAAGAGGTTCAATCTGAACGTGTTGCTATCTGCTTAGATACATGTCACATTTGAGATGCGGGTTATAATATTAAGGATTATGATAATTTTAAAAAATATTTAAAAGATAACGATTTTTTAAAATATATTAAAGTTATACATTTAAACGATTCCTTAAATCCATTGGGTGCTAGAAAAGATCGTCATGCTAATATTGATAAAGGTTACATTGGGTTAGAAACATTACAAAAATTTGTGTTCGATAAGGATTTTGATAATATACCAATTATTTTAGAAACACCATATATAAATAATAAACCTCCATATAAAGAAGAAATAGCTTTATTGTTAAATGAAAGCGAACCAACATTATTTTAA
- a CDS encoding aminopeptidase P family protein encodes MLKQEITKIFDDLKLDAIISEAPQTRLWYAGVQTSDGFIVIEKDKAYLFVDGRYIEYASKFAKNVEVILLESNGNTLANFLEKKKYANVGIEADYLQVQTLEYFKQMLPKAKFHNLKGKQFRIKKDQEEYEQIEEACLISLQAFEEFKKILVEGMTELEASNKLGYLMRLFGAEKECFESIIAFGSNAAEPHHHPTNRKLMDGDIVKVDFGAQYKGWASDITRTFFFGKPKSPELVTILDIVTEAQRLGREAVRPGIETSEIDKICRDYIESKGYGKFFTHSTGHGVGIDVHELPGVGRRSGNVVLEEGMVITVEPGIYVKDLGGARIEDTILVTKTGAKVLSRPEDYK; translated from the coding sequence ATGCTAAAACAAGAAATAACCAAAATTTTTGATGATTTAAAATTAGATGCAATTATTTCAGAAGCACCACAAACTAGATTATGATACGCCGGCGTTCAAACAAGTGATGGTTTTATCGTAATTGAAAAAGATAAAGCTTATTTATTTGTTGATGGCAGATACATTGAATATGCAAGTAAGTTTGCAAAGAATGTTGAAGTTATTTTATTAGAATCAAATGGAAATACATTAGCTAATTTCTTAGAAAAAAAGAAATATGCAAATGTTGGTATCGAAGCAGATTATCTACAAGTTCAAACATTAGAATATTTTAAACAAATGTTACCTAAAGCTAAATTCCATAATTTAAAAGGTAAACAATTCAGAATTAAAAAAGACCAAGAAGAATATGAACAAATCGAAGAAGCTTGTTTAATTTCATTACAAGCTTTTGAAGAATTTAAGAAAATCTTAGTTGAAGGCATGACTGAATTAGAAGCCTCAAATAAATTAGGATATTTAATGCGTTTATTTGGTGCAGAAAAAGAATGTTTCGAATCAATTATCGCATTTGGTTCAAATGCTGCTGAACCACATCACCACCCAACAAACCGTAAATTAATGGATGGGGATATTGTTAAGGTTGACTTTGGAGCCCAATACAAAGGTTGAGCAAGTGATATTACCAGAACATTTTTCTTTGGAAAACCTAAATCGCCAGAATTAGTTACAATTTTAGATATCGTAACTGAAGCACAAAGATTAGGAAGAGAAGCAGTTAGACCAGGTATCGAAACATCTGAAATCGATAAAATTTGTAGAGATTATATTGAATCAAAAGGTTATGGTAAATTCTTTACTCACTCTACCGGACATGGTGTTGGTATTGATGTTCATGAACTACCAGGTGTAGGAAGAAGATCTGGTAACGTTGTTTTAGAAGAAGGAATGGTTATTACCGTTGAACCAGGTATTTATGTTAAAGACCTTGGTGGAGCTCGTATAGAAGATACTATTCTTGTTACTAAAACAGGTGCTAAAGTATTAAGTAGACCAGAAGATTATAAATAG